The DNA window TccgaatataaaaaaaggagaATATATCATTCCAATATGTAGAAATCCCGAAGAAGTTAGAAAAGCGACAAGACTTATGGACGACGTTATAAAACGATTAGAATACCATGCTACAAATGATGGTTACGATAAAGCAAAACAGCATGATAAGCATATAACTAAACAGTACAAGAACCATGCAGACCAAGGAGGcgttcaaaaaataaatatcaaaatCCGAGGTTCCCAGAAGGTAGGGATTAAtgacaaatattttttaaattataaaattaaaacaataaaatataattattatatatatgtgcatatttttttgtttgaattagtataatgatataatacatatgcTATCCAAAAGACTGCCTGTCCTAGAATTCGGTGATATCAGGGTTAAAGGTACATAAAtaagaattatttaaaaaaaataatatataattatcatatttatgttacattttttgctttattttacaaTGCTCTACgctacaattttttttctttcattttgttgtattccataaaatttaaatttacatgtacataaaattataatatttttaggaCGAACTATCGTCAAGTACTCACCAGATTTAGTAATGATAAAGCAACGCTATACAAATCGTGCTAGAACAATGAAAGCATATTTTCATGCTTTATTCGCAAAAATTAAGGTaagaaaacaattttttctcTCTTTTCCTATAGAAATTGTATTGTTCATATTAAATGATTACACCATAATTTATAccaatacatatattttttttatttattaattttgtagaTATCACCAAATGAGACTATAATTGCTTATGCATCAGCAGATGTAGATGGTGAAACCGATGTCATTCATAAAATAGATGGTAATACGTCAAAAGATGACGACGCATCGAGCATTGCTGAAAGCTATCTCTCACAAGCTGAAGACTCATTGAGCATTGGTGATGTTCCTCAAGAGGCGACTATTGTAGAAGCACAGAAACAACGTGTTGCTAATGTATTTGGGTTTATCGTTAAAAAAGAAGAGCACTATGTTAATGTTACCCATATCAGCTCTgtaagaaatataaaaattaatagcataataatttattccacattttaacatttaccaaaaatatataacttgTGTATACAtgcacatatttataatatgtattcattcacaaaaaaatgggattttatatatttattcaatttttgttttttcataGGTTAATGAACAAACCCCCTTTTCCCACAATTATGCTATTCAAGTAATTAGAACAAACAGATTGGCAGAGCTTATGCGTTTACGAGACAGCTACAGATGGgcataaacatatattccACATAGTACCCTTTTAACCGCTTAATATGTTGATACATTTGTTGTTAAAAtcaattgttttta is part of the Plasmodium chabaudi chabaudi strain AS genome assembly, chromosome: 6 genome and encodes:
- a CDS encoding fam-a protein translates to MNSKYIKIVFLVIGLFAYASNNAFASESRPRKSVQKTSTRGRSASRSETSRNDGSASSDDNPNIKKGEYIIPICRNPEEVRKATRLMDDVIKRLEYHATNDGYDKAKQHDKHITKQYKNHADQGGVQKINIKIRGSQKYNDIIHMLSKRLPVLEFGDIRVKGRTIVKYSPDLVMIKQRYTNRARTMKAYFHALFAKIKISPNETIIAYASADVDGETDVIHKIDGNTSKDDDASSIAESYLSQAEDSLSIGDVPQEATIVEAQKQRVANVFGFIVKKEEHYVNVTHISSVNEQTPFSHNYAIQVIRTNRLAELMRLRDSYRWA